A window of Pseudomonadota bacterium genomic DNA:
GGGAGACCTCTTCGAGGACACCAAGCTCACGGCCGATGCGGGGTTTCACACGGAGGCCAATATGAAGCGCTTATTCGAGGACGGGATCGATGGGTATGTGGCCGATACCCTGTTTCGAAAACGTGATTTCAGTGCGGAGGGAGTCGCAACTCGTACCAGGCCGCGCCGTCGATGCCGTTGATCGAGGCGACGAGCGTGCCGTCGTCCGCGATTTCTATAAGACCAAAATTGAACATCTGCTTGGCCTCCTCGTAATTAGCGGGGGTCGTCGTGGGGAAACGGAACAAAGATACCGTGCCGAGGGTCGGGTCGAAGGCGGCGTTCGGAAAGATCCCGGCGTTGATCGGCCCGGTCACGATCTCATGGACCTGGAACGCCGGATCGTCCTGAAACGGGGCCGGATCGTCCTGAAACGGGGTGTAGCGGAAGACCTCGGAGAAGTGCACATCCGTGGTGATCCACACCACGTTGTACATGCCGTTCTGCTGCATGTAGCGCAGGATGTCCGTCAATTCGTACTCGAACCCGCCTGTCTCCTGGTAGTTCGCCCAACCGTCGCGCCCGGCCGCACCCGCGGAACCGGTGGGGATGGACATCGGCACGCTGGAGACGATGACCTTCCAGGTCGCATTGGATTTCTTCAGCGCATCCTTCAACCAGACGACCTGTTCGCGACCCAGCATGGTCTTGGGGCTCTTGGCGCTGTCCGCGACAAAGTTGGCGTCCCGGTACTGACGGGTATCCAGGATGAACATCTCTACGTTCTTACCCCAACGGATGTTGCGGTAGAGGCGTTCCGGCGTATTGCCGGCCGGGAGTATGGGGTTGTAGTCCAGCATCGCCTTGAGACCCATGGGCAGCAGGTGCACGCCGGGGGTGTAGGGCGGGGTGGTGCGGGTGTCGTGCAGCGGCCCAAAATCGTTGACGACTTCATGGTCGTCCCAGATGGCGTAATAGGGCATGCTAGCCAGCAAGCTCCGGTACCCTTCGTCTTCGCGGTTGTAGCGCCAGTGCCCCCAGTAATCCGCCATGTTGGCGGCCTGAAGGAACTGACCAGACACCTGGGCGTTGCCGTAAAGACCGGTAGGGTTGCAGACCCCATCGGCGTAGATCATGTCACCGAGACCGATGAAGAAATCCATCTCTGTGGCATTCATGGCCTTGAAGATCGGAAAGCCTTCCACGGCATCACGGCAGACGTTTTGCCCCGCCAGATCGCCGCCCCAACCAAACACCACAGCTTCGGCATCCTTATTTGCGGGCGGTGTGTGGAAGTGTCCTTCAGCGGCTCCGTTCACACCCGGCCTCCCTGCCTTCGAGGTGCTGAACCAGACCTTGTAGCCATAGTCCCGGCCCGCTTTCAATCCCGTGACCCGGACTTTGCCGGTGTAATCGCCATCGGCATTGACCTTGACTACCTCGTGCGCGCCACTGTCATTACGCCTACCGTCAACGAGTACGTGCATGTACGCTGGTTGATCGGTGCGCGACCAGATCACGGCGCTCTCGGTGGTGACATCGCCAGCCGCCACCCCATGGGTGACAGGCGCTAGCGCCGGGGCAGCGGCGACGGTGGCGCTCAGGAAAATCGTGGCGCCCGAAAGCGTCGTTGCGAGCGTGTTGCGTCTTAAGCTGCTGAGGTTCATCAGGGGTTCTCCGCTGTTGGTTTCTCAAGAAGACCGGCTAAGGGCAGCAAGGCGTGTTTCTTCGCTAACGCCGGCTACTCAACCCGCGCGACCTGCGAGCTGCACTGTGCCTTGACCCTCAAGGCGTGTTTCTTCAGAAGCGCTGCACGGTTTTCTCTCAGATCGAGGCCGTCTCTCCGCGTAGGATAAGGTACCTTAGCGCCCTGGAGACCGGTCCACAGCGCGCGGTTGAAGGCCGCAACGTCAAGGCGATCCTCGACCGAGAAGTCTTGCCCACGCATCGCTACCGCCCAATAGGCCCCATCCCGCTTAGGAGTCCCGTGGCAAGGCGTCCGTGCGGCGGCGACCTCGGCCTGGTCCTGCGGCGGCAAATCGAGCTGGGTGCTGTAAAGTATCTGCGGCACGACCGCCTGATAGTCCCAAGACCTCTGCCGTTTGTTAAACAAATCCGCCATAGGGGCGGTCAGCCCATCGTTGATGCCTAGGGGCTTTATACCCAGCACCTCCTCGATGGTGCGCAGCATACTGACCGTGGTGTAATGGGTCGACACCAGCGCGCCGCGCTTAACGTACGGTCCGACAATATAGGCGATGCTCCGATGGGCATCGACGTGATCGCCGCCGTCCTGGGCATCGTCTTCAATGATAAAGATGAGCGTCTTGTTCTTGTACGGGCTCTTGGCGACTTTTTCCACCAGCCGGCCCACGGCATAGTCATTGTCCGCCATCTGGGTCTCGACCGTGTTGACGCCGAAACTCGCCGTGCCAAAGCTCCCAAAGTGATCATGGGGCAGGCGGACCAAGGAGAGGTTAGGCAGCTTGCCATCCGCCACGTAGCCATCGAACTCACGCTCCCACTCCCTAAAAAGATAGAAGTCCGAGTTGTTCTGGTCATAACCACGGAAGTACTCGTCCGTGTGCGGCGCCAAGGCCCGCTTCAACGCGACGGCTTGTTTAATCCCTTGCGCGAAGGGCTGGTCGACCACCGGGGCGCCGGGGATATTCTCCACGAAGAAGCCATAGTTACGAATGGTGAGCCCTGCTCGAAGCGCCGCGTCCCACAGGTAGCCCGTGCCCGCTTCACCGTCGCGGCTGTCCGGCGCGGCCACGTCGGCGGTTCCCGCCAGCATATCCGGATCGGTGAATCCGAAGGCTTGACGTTCCTCCGGCGTGAAGGAAACCGGGAAGTTGCGGTTGGCCCCCTCCCAGTCGTAGCTGAGGCCCCGCCCGGCGTAATTCGGCGGCTGGGTCTTCTCGACGTGGTCATTGGTGCGCGCCGCCGTCGTCCAGTTCCAACCCACTCCGGAAGTTTCGCCGCTGTCGTAGAAGTTATCCAGCAGCACGAACTGGCCGGCGATCTTGTTGTGGTTGGGACTATAGGGCGACAGGATGGCGAGGCTGGGGTCGCCGTTACCCGTGGGGAAGTCACCGTGCACCTGATCATAGGTCCGGTTCTCCTTCACCACATAGATCACGTGCTTGATGCGGCGGCGCAGGAACGCCATGGTGTCCGCCCACTTCGCGTGCTCCTGAGCCGTCGGGAAGTCGTTGTTGTACGCCACCTGCCAGGTCAAACGGGCCAGGTCCTTTCCGTCCGGTAGGGGCAGGGTCAGGAAACCGGCCTTTTCCAACTGCCAGACATATTGGTTAGCCGCCCTGCACGCATTTTGTGCATCCGAGCCGATGGACGTGGTATCGCGACATCCCGCGGGATTCGGACCGGTGTTGCTCTTGCCGTTGACCACATACAAGGCATTGCCATCCGGCTTTACGCTGACTGCATTGGGGTACCAACCGGTCGGAATAAGACCGATGACGCGGCTCTTA
This region includes:
- a CDS encoding alkaline phosphatase D family protein, coding for MNLSSLRRNTLATTLSGATIFLSATVAAAPALAPVTHGVAAGDVTTESAVIWSRTDQPAYMHVLVDGRRNDSGAHEVVKVNADGDYTGKVRVTGLKAGRDYGYKVWFSTSKAGRPGVNGAAEGHFHTPPANKDAEAVVFGWGGDLAGQNVCRDAVEGFPIFKAMNATEMDFFIGLGDMIYADGVCNPTGLYGNAQVSGQFLQAANMADYWGHWRYNREDEGYRSLLASMPYYAIWDDHEVVNDFGPLHDTRTTPPYTPGVHLLPMGLKAMLDYNPILPAGNTPERLYRNIRWGKNVEMFILDTRQYRDANFVADSAKSPKTMLGREQVVWLKDALKKSNATWKVIVSSVPMSIPTGSAGAAGRDGWANYQETGGFEYELTDILRYMQQNGMYNVVWITTDVHFSEVFRYTPFQDDPAPFQDDPAFQVHEIVTGPINAGIFPNAAFDPTLGTVSLFRFPTTTPANYEEAKQMFNFGLIEIADDGTLVASINGIDGAAWYELRLPPH